In Oryza sativa Japonica Group chromosome 2, ASM3414082v1, the following are encoded in one genomic region:
- the LOC4330274 gene encoding amino acid transporter AVT3B, translating to MGLGNEASSSSSRLLDPAPLLPHHGGDGAGKLSSQPKTFANVFIAVVGAGVLGLPYTFSRTGWAAGSILLLSVAALTFYCMMLLVACRRRLADEHPKIASFGDLGDAVFRGPGRLAVDTMLVLSQASFCVGYLIFISNTMAHLYPVFAPSSNALLSPKALFIWAMLPFQLGLNSIKTLTLLAPLSIFADVVDLGAMGVVLGEDVSVWLAKPPPVFAFGGLSAILYGIGVSVYAFEGIGMVLPLEAEAANKKKFGTTLGLSMGFIAVMYGLFGAMGYIAFGDATRDIITTNLGTGWLSAAVQLGLCINLFFTMPVMMHPVYEVAERLLHGKRYCWWLRWLLVLAVGLSAMYVPNFTDFLALVGSSVCVLLGFVLPASFHLKVFGAEMSWSGVLSDVLLVLLGLSLAVFGTYTSLLQIFHSSSA from the coding sequence ATGGGATTGGGGAACGaggcgagctcgtcgtcgtcgcggctgCTGGATCCGGCGCCTCTGCTGCCGCACCACGGTGGAGATGGCGCCGGGAAGCTGTCGTCGCAGCCCAAGACCTTCGCGAACGTCTTCATCGCGGTGGTCGGCGCCGGCGTGCTGGGGCTGCCGTACACGTTCTCGCGGACCGGGTGGGCGGCGGGGTCCATCCTCCTGCTCTCCGTCGCGGCGCTCACCTTCTACTGCATGATGCTGctcgtcgcctgccgccgccgcctcgccgacgAGCACCCGAAGATCGCCTCCTTTGGGGACTTGGGGGACGCCGTGTTCCGCGGTCCGGGGCGCCTCGCCGTGGACACCATGCTGGTGCTCAGCCAGGCCAGCTTCTGCGTCGGGTACCTCATCTTCATCTCGAACACCATGGCGCACCTTTACCCCGTCTTCGCGCCCTCCTCCAACGCGCTCCTCTCCCCAAAGGCGCTCTTCATCTGGGCCATGCTGCCGTTCCAGCTCGGGCTCAACTCCATCAAGACGCTGACGCTCCTCGCGCCGCTCAGCATCTTCGCCGATGTGGTTGACCTCGGCGCCATGGGCGTCGTTCTCGGGGAGGACGTGTCCGTCTGGCTCGCCAAACCACCACCCGTCTTCGCCTTCGGCGGCCTGAGCGCGATCCTGTACGGCATCGGCGTGTCCGTGTACGCCTTCGAGGGAATCGGCATGGTCCTTCCGCTTGAGGCGGAGGCCGCCAACAAGAAGAAGTTCGGGACCACGCTCGGGCTATCCATGGGGTTCATCGCCGTCATGTACGGCCTGTTCGGCGCCATGGGGTACATCGCTTTCGGCGACGCCACGCGCGACATCATCACCACCAACCTCGGGACCGGGTGGCTCTCGGCCGCCGTGCAGCTCGGGCTGTGCATCAACCTCTTCTTCACCATGCCGGTGATGATGCACCCCGTGTACGAGGTCGCCGAGCGGCTGCTCCACGGCAAACGCTACTGCTGGTGGCTGCGGTGGCTGCTCGTCCTGGCCGTCGGCCTCTCGGCCATGTACGTGCCCAACTTCACCGACTTCCTGGCGCTCGTCGGGAGCAGCGTCTGCGTCCTGCTCGGCTTCGTGCTGCCGGCCTCGTTCCACCTCAAGGTGTTCGGCGCCGAGATGTCCTGGTCCGGGGTGCTCAGCGACGTCCTGCTCGTCCTGCTCGGCCTCTCGCTCGCCGTCTTCGGCACCTACACGTCCCTGCTGCAGATCTTCCATTCCTCCAGCGCTTAA
- the LOC4330275 gene encoding uncharacterized protein has product MGEPPGKTGRRDAGGTAPAVEDRWTQLPPELLPLICKKLPDSADFVRFRTVCSAWRDAAPLSDVPPQLPWVVERRGSAFQARAHFRFYSPSSGRTYGVRGYGGRSWLVMGGACQEHLVTTVDLSTTALYNPLTGERLALPPAPYPQWRHGVVHVVAAGRRRGGAPLVVNASTRTGHFGYCRQGDTKWTLVDGRQDMGHRAYHGGRFYVNTNAQETLVIDASTGAVESVLPPPPRSADAGAGVSCGDYLVESRGKLIRAVLFPRDGVVTTSAEDYYLNVYQLQEDGKAAAAWAKVESVGDSVLFFDKHGHGFSLEPNGAAELKRDCVYFMHEKRTWLDAGEYRFLCRYNMETGEVDRVVSLPDTFGDTWVVPGLCPSE; this is encoded by the coding sequence ATGGGGGAGCCGCCGGGGAAGACCGGGCGACGTGACGCGGgcgggacggcgccggcggtggaagACCGGTGGACGCAGCTCCCGCCGGAGCTCCTCCCGCTCATCTGCAAGAAGCTGCCGGACTCGGCCGACTTCGTGCGCTTCCGGACGGTATGCAGCGCGTGGCGCGACGCCGCCCCGTTGTCCGACGTCCCGCCGCAGCTGCCGTGGGTCGTCGAGCGCCGCGGGTCCGCGTTCCAGGCGAGGGCCCATTTCCGCTTCTACTCGCCTAGCTCCGGGAGGACGTACGGCGTCCGTGGCTACGGCGGCCGCTCCTGGCTCGTCatgggcggcgcgtgccaggaGCACCTCGTCACCACCGTGGACCTCTCCACGACGGCGCTGTACAACCCGCTCACCGGGGAGCGCCTCGCGCTGCCCCCCGCGCCGTACCCGCAGTGGCGCCACGGCGTCGTCCACGtcgtggccgccggccgccgccgcggcggcgctcccctGGTGGTGAACGCATCCACGAGGACGGGGCACTTCGGGTACTGCCGCCAGGGGGATACCAAGTGGACCCTGGTCGACGGGCGCCAGGACATGGGCCACCGCGCGTACCACGGCGGGCGGTTCTACGTCAACACAAACGCGCAGGAGACGCTGGTGATCGACGCCTCCACCGGCGCCGTCGAGTccgtcctgccgccgccgccacgctcggcCGACGCCGGTGCCGGCGTCTCCTGCGGGGACTACCTGGTGGAGTCGCGCGGGAAGCTGATCAGGGCCGTGCTGTTCCCGCGCGACGGCGTGGTGACCACGTCGGCCGAGGACTACTACCTCAACGTGTATCAGCTGCAGGAGGAcgggaaggccgccgccgcgtgggcCAAGGTGGAGAGCGTCGGGGATAGCGTGCTCTTTTTCGACAAGCACGGGCACGGGTTCTCGCTGGAGCCCAACGGCGCCGCGGAGCTGAAGCGGGATTGCGTCTACTTCATGCACGAGAAGCGGACATGGCTGGACGCCGGGGAGTACAGGTTCCTTTGTCGGTATAACATGGAGACCGGAGAGGTCGATAGAGTTGTGTCGCTGCCCGACACGTTCGGGGACACCTGGGTTGTCCCCGGATTGTGCCCCTCTGAATAA
- the LOC4330276 gene encoding uncharacterized protein, with translation MAATGWSDLPSELLSEIAGGLVELGDIARFRSVCSSWRAAAGGAAAAPPPQPPWLLLPSSPSRLFFCPREDRLYPDLRMPALTAEAHRRRRRRLYASPHGWTLAIDPTDLAASLLHPFTGAVCALPPLPAFFAETDDLAWDWSPHGVMASCGEGLLFYASDPPAAAWAPIPAMADCNASSINYSGGEFFVFEEDVCRTTIVDALTLAIAAVIPAPAVELPSEARIAVAGDELFLLVKSKWMYLFGDDIDFSKVFRVDHRSVDSAWQELTGIGGRALFVDSLHGFAMETAGFENLEGNTIYSVTTKEVNDRRSTTVKYSVSVFSLEHRSSKKLACRLNKLEMALRGETPSWIIPSLNEG, from the coding sequence atggccgcAACGGGCTGGTCCGACCTGCCGTCGGAGCTCCTCTCCGAGAtcgccggcggcctcgtcgAGCTGGGGGACATCGCGCGGTTCCGGTCGGTCTGCTCCtcctggcgcgcggcggcgggtggggcggcggccgctcccccgccgcagccgccgtggCTGCTTCTCCCGTCCTCCCCCTCCAGGCTCTTCTTCTGCCCGCGGGAGGACCGCCTCTACCCGGACCTGCGGATGCCCGCCCTCACGGCGgaggcccaccgccgccgccgccgccgcctctacgCCTCCCCGCACGGGTGGACGCTCGCCATCGACCCCACCGACCTCGCCGCGTCGCTCCTCCACCCCTTCACCGGCGCCGTCTGcgccctcccgccgctcccggccttCTTCGCCGAGACGGACGACCTGGCCTGGGACTGGTCGCCGCACGGCGTCATGGCGTCCTGCGGCGAGGGACTCCTCTTCTACGCCTCcgacccgcccgccgccgcctgggccCCGATCCCCGCCATGGCCGACTGCAACGCGAGCAGCATCAACTACTCCGGCGGCGAGTTCTTCGTCTTCGAGGAGGACGTCTGCCGCACAACCATCGTCGACGCCCTCACCCTCGCCATCGCGGCCGTCATCCCGGCgcccgccgtcgagctcccctCCGAGGCGCGCatcgcggtggccggcgacgagctcttCCTTCTCGTCAAGTCCAAGTGGATGTACCTCTTCGGCGACGACATCGACTTCTCCAAGGTCTTTCGGGTGGATCACCGCAGCGTTGACTCGGCCTGGCAGGAGCTCACCGGCATCGGCGGCCGCGCCCTGTTCGTCGATTCCCTCCACGGGTTCGCCATGGAGACCGCGGGATTCGAGAACCTCGAGGGCAACACCATCTACTCCGTGACCACCAAGGAGGTGAATGATCGGCGTTCCACCACGGTGAAGTATAGCGTGTCGGTGTTCAGCCTGGAGCACCGGAGCTCCAAGAAGCTCGCGTGCCGCCTCAACAAGCTGGAGATGGCCCTCCGCGGCGAGACGCCTTCCTGGATCATACCAAGCTTGAACGAAGGATGA
- the LOC4330277 gene encoding transcription factor bHLH110, with translation MRLHAGAVQLQYFMPQQGATAAAAADHHQADSATACSASTSPAAAAATMWEYHHQLSTHAALQPSSSFPYSYWSPYSGSTALAGSAFAADSSSSSTDVMRLPAAGEHAHGHGWSHGELSNSTTGGGYRENFLDLLASKNVTPEMFEEVPASEHYNVAPAGTTLTTTARSFDHHARSDVSPIKYEIAGSPLYLGGTNTVLQVQDMTMMSSTPACYGEHHHHHHHQLTKEGSCNHQQQEQHELAISPMASFLQQISSGSASVGVHNSSLDYSGLGDQPDKICCQDGREMEASPFGMRSLPDLGSFAGYTPAIESTSVQPYMRCANSSDSNRQEQETVPARSSSSGSGAAATDRKKRKSEERQESTVKKSKQEASKASPPKQPVPKVKLGEKITALQQIVSPFGKTDTASVLFETIKYIKFLHEQVQLLSEPYTNSSRSNKQGNSVPWGDQAEASKGETMEHDLRNRGLCLVPVSWTPEVYRDGNAMDYWTPAYRGCLYR, from the exons ATGCGTCTGCACGCCGGCGCAGTGCAACTCCAGTATTTCATGCCCCAGcagggagccaccgccgccgccgccgccgaccaccaccaGGCCGACTCGGCTACCGCGTGCAGCGCCTCcacttcgccggccgccgccgccgccaccatgtgGGAGTATCATCACCAGCTGTCGACGCACGCGGCCTTgcagccctcgtcctcttttcCCTACAGTTACTGGAGCCCCTACTCCGGGTCGACGGCGCTCGCCGGCTCGGCCTTCgccgccgactcctcctcgtcgtcgaccGACGTCATGCGTCTCCCGGCTGCCGGCGAGCACGCCCACGGACACGGCTGGAGCCACGGCGAACT AAGCAAcagcaccaccggcggcggctacaGGGAGAACTTCCTCGATCTGCTCGCGTCGAAGAACGTGACGCCGGAAATGTTCGAGGAAGTCCCCGCCTCCGAGCACTACAATGTCGCACCCGCGGGGACGACCCTGACGACGACGGCACGGTCGTTCGATCATCATGCTCGCTCCGACGTCTCGCCGATCAAGTACGAgatcgccggctcgccgctgtACTTGGGTGGCACTAACACCGTCCTCCAGGTCCAGGACATGACCATGATGAGTAGCACGCCAGCATGCTACGgcgaacaccaccaccaccaccatcatcagCTGACGAAGGAAGGCAGCTGCAACCatcagcagcaggagcagcacgAGCTTGCGATTAGCCCCATGGCCTCATTTCTGCAGCAAATAAGCTCCGGCAGTGCTAGCGTTGGCGTGCACAACAGTAGCCTGGATTATTCAGGCTTAGGAGATCAGCCTGACAAGATTTGCTGCCAGGACGGCCGGGAAATGGAGGCTAGTCCTTTTGGCATGAGGAGCTTGCCGGATCTTGGGTCATTCGCCGGCTACACGCCGGCCATCGAGTCGACGTCGGTGCAACCGTACATGAGATGCGCCAATTCGTCTGACAGCAATCGACAAGAACAGGAGACTGTCCCG GCAAGGAGTAGTAGCAGCGgcagtggagcggcggcgactgATCGTAAGAAGAGGAAGTCAGAGGAAAGGCAGGAAAGCACTGTCAAGAAGTCCAAGCAAGAGGCTTCCAAAGCATCACCTCCTAAG CAACCAGTGCCTAAAGTAAAGCTAGGGGAGAAGATCACAGCACTTCAGCAAATCGTTTCGCCGTTTGGGAAG ACGGATACAGCATCGGTACTGTTTGAAACGATCAAGTATATCAAGTTTCTGCACGAACAAGTACAG TTGCTAAGTGAGCCGTACACGAACTCCAGCAGGAGCAACAAGCAG GGTAACAGCGTTCCATGGGGAGATCAAGCAGAAGCGAGCAAGGGAGAGACGATGGAGCATGACCTGAGGAATAGGGGGCTTTGCTTGGTGCCTGTCTCGTGGACGCCCGAAGTGTACCGGGATGGCAACGCGATGGACTACTGGACGCCGGCGTACCGGGGCTGCCTGTACCGGTGA